In Rhizoctonia solani chromosome 7, complete sequence, one DNA window encodes the following:
- a CDS encoding HhH-GPD superfamily base excision DNA repair protein, producing the protein MSRRSSRAVKKVNYIAIDIDGSEHEDVYTEPITITDSSEEEDRELAPASKRKRVISRSTKAARGPKKVKSASTDALEAPGPVEKSHATSRHDPTRLLPYVPALLDWFENQRDVRGMPWRKVYDPNLAKQERGQRAYEVLVSEIMLQQTQVATVIPYYNRWLEKFPTLETLAAAELADVHALWKGLGYYRRAGFLLAAAKKVKETYGGHIPEDARVMQKEVPGMGRYTAGAVASIAYGIKAPVLDGNVQRLLSRALALYANPKSKQALDILWDSIGALPGNINQALIELGSTVCKPTNPSCGECPLSAGCAANEISKLTTTTTKPPVADIEEICGICSPLPTTSFSVVRFPMKIEKKKARVETSVVCTMKWTSAGGDQWWLMTKRPETGLLAGLWEFPTIDLPSTSQASPDASDDDGMIASAL; encoded by the exons ATGTCTCGCCGGTCATCTCGAGCCGTGAAAAAGGTCAATTACATAGCAATCGACATAGACGGATCTGAACATGAAGACGTATATACCGAACCCATCACGATAACTGATAGCTCGGAGGAAGAGGATAGGGAATTGGCGCCCGCCTCCAAGAGGAAACGCGTGATCTCAAGATCAACAAAGGCTGCGCGTGGTCCCAAGAAAGTGAAGAGTGCAAGCACCGATGCCCTGGAAGCCCCGGGCCCGGTCGAGAAATCCCATGCTACTTCACGGCATGATCCCACACGCTTATTACCTTATGTCCCTGCACTCTTAGACTGGTTTGAAAATCAGCGAGATGTTCGTGGGATGCCGTGGCGCAAGGTTTATGATCCTAATTTGGCAAAACAGGAGAGGGGACAGAGAGCATACGAAGTGCTTGTATCAGAG ATTATGCTTCAACAGACGCAAGTGGCTACGGTGATACCGTATTACAACCGATGGCTAGAAAA ATTCCCGACACTCGAGACATTGGCGGCTGCAGAGCTGGCTGATGTGCACGCCCTCTGGAAAGGTCTGGGTTACTACCGCAGGGCAGGATTCCTTCTCGCTGCTGCTAAAAAAGTAAAGGAGACATATGGTGGTCATATCCCAGAAGATGCCAGGGTAATGCAGAAAGAAGTCCCTGGAATGGGGCGGTATACTGCAG GCGCAGTAGCGTCTATCGCTTATGGAATAAAAGCACCAGTG CTTGACGGCAATGTCCAGAGGCTCTTATCACGCGCTCTTGCACTATACGCTAACCCTAAGTCTAAACAAGCCCTTGATATCCTTTGGG ACTCTATTGGCGCACTACCTGGAAACATTAACCAAGCACTTATAGaattaggaagcacagtatGCAAGCCCACCAATCCGTCATGCGGGGAATGCCCTTTGAGTGCTGGATGCGCGGCGAATGAG ATCTCGAAACTTACCACCACCACAACGAAACCTCCGGTTGCCGATATTGAAGAGATATGTGGAATTTGTAGTCCTCTGCCCACAACCAGCTTTTCGGTGGTCCGGTTTCCGATGAAGATAGAAAAGAAGAAAGCCCGAGTTGAAACAAGCGTTGTTTGTACCATGAAGTGGACTAGCGCTGGTGGAGACCAGTGGTGGCTAATGACCAAACGTCCCGAGACAG
- a CDS encoding intradiol ring-cleavage dioxygenase: MLTTENPLIWSYTRGAAHPLADMSGPYYIYGAPNVNFAPGKAVLGATEDLKSEYNIMWLRRSPHQTDSAPIIYTASPLFLFSGKVLGPNGEPVEATLDLWQANTRGEYWLSEYRNRGKITVDPSTGSFEILTIPPAIYAILGAQRVAHIHGIITAPGYQSLITQIYLCPKNEPTGFQVDFLTMMRGNRENMIKGWSIPTEKGDRYWDWPQLESSETETVKLVEEWNSRLASQPDGWKITCGASQVITLNKA; the protein is encoded by the exons ATGTTAACGACTGAAAATCCGCTGATCTGGAGTTACACGCGAGGGGCCGCACATCCGCTAGCAGACATGTCGGGCCCATATTACATATATGGTGCACCTAACGTCAACTTTGCGCCCGGCAAGGCCGTGCTTGGTGCAACTGAAGACCTCAAAAGCGAGTATAACATCATGTGGTTACGCAGATCTCCACATCAGACTGACTCGGCGCCTATTATTTACACAGCCTCGCCCCTATTTTTATTTTCGGGTAAAGTGCTAGGACCAAATGGGGAACCTGTAGAGGCAACGCTGGATCTTTGGCAA GCAAATACACGAGGTGAATACTGGCTAAGCGAGTACCGAAACCGAGGCAAAATAACAGTAGATCCGTCTACCGGGAGCTTTGAGATTCTAACCATTCCTCCGGCTATTTATGCAATTCTGGGTGCCCAACGTGTGGCACATATCCATGGAATTATCACTGCCCCAGGTTATCAGTCGCTGATTACGCAGATATACCTGTGCCCCAAGAACGAGCCCACGGGGTTTCAGGTTGATTT CCTTACTATGATGCGTGGTAATCGCGAGAATATGATCAAGGGATGGTCGATTCCCACAGAAAAAGGTGATAGATACTGGGACTGGCCGCAACTCGAGTCGTCTGAAACGGAAACTGTAAAACTTGTGGAAGAGTGGAACAGCCGATTGGCCAGTCAACCCGATGGGTGGAAAATCACATGCGGAGCGTCGCAGGTGATAACTCTCAATAAGGCATAG
- a CDS encoding ornithine decarboxylase antizyme protein — protein sequence MSNSKPITNLESSLYPSNADRRSVGMMGSDVAPSVLAVCRIEGAQSDLHYYNTTFSGGAGVSHQPPISQFLEIDPLVRIYNQVWWVVGLCDRQPNVSRYGNRNSPALPIPASPSSTSFPRPIPNSHSHHASKYPLTPDSSPDLSHNIPSPHGHHSKFTGQLQTPPQTPEDGPSSNDPNTLTALEVLATLFPNSEAARAALPYARALRITSRQGATPDASTWDGVVLSLPGQERTLYVIGRGAEALMLRESVTALLDLADEYLQCTAFVIALEKNTPGLGDLVHALTYLSGQIVKKPPFVANPAYVLVGIEL from the exons ATGTCGAATTCCAAACCGATCACCAATTTAGAATCTAGTCTTTACCCCTC CAACGCTGATCGTCGAAGCGTTGGAATGATGGGGTCCGACGTTGCTCCCAGTGTTCTCGCTGTGTGCCGAATTGAAGGCGCACAGTCCGACTTGCATTACTACAACACTACCTTCTCTGGCGGGGCAGGGGTGAGTCATCAACCCCCAATCTCTCAATTTCTCGAAATTGACCCTCTTGTCCGCAT ATATAACCAAGTCTGGTGGGTCGTTGGGTTGTGTGACAGGCAACCCAACGTCTCGCGCTACGGGAATCGCAATTCCCCAGCGCTCCCTATACCCGCATCCCCAAGCTCTACTTCATTCCCTCGCCCCATTCCCAACTCTCATTCTCACCATGCTTCCAAATATCCTCTGACTCCAGACTCAAGCCCCGATTTATCTCATAACATCCCCTCGCCCCACGGTCACCATTCCAAGTTCACTGGCCAACTTCAGACGCCTCCTCAGACGCCCGAAGACGGTCCCTCGTCCAATGATCCCAACACTCTGACAGCTCTCGAAGTCCTTGCCACATTGTTTCCTAACTCTGAGGCCGCTCGCGCTGCACTGCCCTATGCCCGTGCTCTACGTATCACATCTCGCCAAGGCGCAACGCCTGACGCTTCGACGTGGGACGGTGTGGTGCTCTCACTTCCAGGCCAAGAAAGAACCCTTTATGTAATTGGACGTGGGGCTGAGGCGCTCATGTTACGGGAGAGCGTTACAGCTTTGTTGGACCTTGCCGACGAATACTTGCAGTGCACGGCGTTTGTGATTGCATTGGAGAAAAATACGCCAGGTCTCG GTGACTTGGTTCATGCGTTGACTTATCTGAGCGGACAAATCGTCAAGAAACCTCCGTTTGTTGCCAATCCTGCTTATGTTCTTGTCGGGATTGAGTTATAA
- a CDS encoding ribosomal protein S5, N-terminal domain: MADAAPRGRGGFGRGRGGDRGRGGRRGPRRGGRKDDDKEWVPVTKLGRLVKDGKIKSMEEIYLFSLPIKEYQIVDFFLPTLKDEVMKIMPVQKQTRAGQRTRFKAFVAIGDFDGHVGLGVKCAKEVATAIRGAIIAAKLSVVPVRRGYWGASLGDPHTVPSKVSGKVGSVMCRLIPAPRGTGIVAAPASKRLLQLAGVQDVYTQAKGSTATMGNFLKATFVAISTTYRFVTPDLWRQIPLSKTPYEEFSGHLALAGKKSALY; the protein is encoded by the exons ATGGCCGACGCTGCACCTCGTGGACGTGGTGGATTTGGACGTGGACGCGGCGGTGACCGTGGCCGTGGTGGACGTCGTGGCCCTCGCCGTGGTGGCCGCAAGGATGATGACAAGGAGTG GGTCCCCGTCACCAAGCTGGGCCGTCTAGTCAAGGACGGAAAGATCAAGTCGATGGAAGAAATCTACCTGTTCTCTCTGCCCATCAAGGAGTACCAAATTGTCGACTTCTTCCTCCCTACCCTCAAGGATGAAGTCATGAAGATCATGCCCGTCCAAAAGCAAACTCGTGCTGGTCAGCGCACCCGTTTCAAGGCATTCGTTGCCATTGGAGACTTTGACGGTCACGTTGGCCTCGGTGTCAAGTGCGCAAAGGAAGTCGCAACTGCCATTCGCGGCGCTATCATTGCTGCCAAGCTTTCCGTTGTTCCCGTCCGACGAGGCTACTGGGGTGCCAGCCTCGGTGACCCCCATACTGTGCCTTCCAAGGTCAGCGGAAAGGTAGGCTCAGTCATGTGCCGACTTATCCCCGCTCCCCGTGGTACTGGTATCGTTGCTGCGCCTGCGTCCAAGCGCCTGCTTCAGCTTGCCGGTGTTCAGGATGTCTACACTCAGGCCAAGGGAAGCACCGCGACCATGGGTAACTTCTTGAAGGCGACTTTCGTTGCG ATTTCCACCACCTACCGCTTCGTTACTCCTGATCTCTGGAGGCAAATCCCTCTCTCCAAAACTCCCTACGAAGAATTCTCCGGTCATCTTGCTCTCGCCGGCAAGAAGTCCGCATTGTACTAG
- a CDS encoding tyrosinase, which yields MRLSFTTLVLVALLPASLASKCKNPEIRKEWRRFSKAEQAEWIRAVNCLNKKPASGKLKPPIDLSKYQYYDQIVPVSKSSSYQDELTYVHMNLNPVIHNTGLFLPWHRWYLQSWTDALRTQCGYKGVTPYWAWEFGKLNAVPISGPGTYLTKDTANFEKSSIFNSDKTWGLGTWGDANDDYTVKDGGFQNLTFAYPAPHRLRRKYVPFPYMAPPGVDPSLYPYDTFKGANLTFTLGEVLKLLAQPTGDFKKFHIIWSSDLGGLCPKNATLHNALSVELQPFRLTSLCSSFIMELWWQKLNPKNQKAFAGGSVRNLTSPDLYPNGAAPWQDASTVIPTLSSRAPSTLRFTALPDAVQQEQPRNRRYMNLSSIPFAPPTFVEPTYEDHYQDVIVPLNDFDDKNNNPAHWAGVESSDSKPVPPILRASSQLETPQRMSSSLFSPRAYPFPLIATTPVPHIGPPDDIISHTPTHNNVLEPEADETHDTLCTKHPFGIPMYPSSPARSFREFPLDALVGSREPSPYILSSASCNTSSSSAIRGQFGQFGTPGREVILQPHFQPRLASSDIYKSKLLAYATVVADHMSSSGDEGSAYQQSIEYANVPEVLYGPELDKTSATGRSGHYTTSTRAVFPVNSFNADRSNEDLGQAALGNRPELTESIYAEGPENESQIEDSSSCFDDDRSLLSEYEAMQAECDTLAAGEPSDTEINNSLSVNEIGPPEKNPKIQPFPMKASRRSLTAEAIAPDRDQSRFNRRSPKFVSRPPKRVRPSPFAALFEKRFKEYPKDVVELKDQTVVDEGDRDEIESWSG from the exons ATGAGACTTTCATTCACTACCCTGGTTCTCGTTGCTCTACTACCTGCATCTCTTGCCAGTAAATGCAAGAACCCTGAGATACGCAAAGAGTGGCGTCGTTTCTCTAAAGCTGAACAAGCCGAGTGGATCCGAGCAGTCAAT TGCCTCAACAAGAAGCCTGCCTCAGGCAAACTTAAGCCCCCAATCGACTTGAGCAAGTACCAGTATTATGATCAG ATTGTACCTGTTAGCAAATCTTCTTCGTATCAGGATGAGCTCACATATGT TCATATGAATCTCAATC CTGTCATTCATAATACGGGACTTTTCCTCCCTTGGCATAG ATGGTATCTCCAATCTTGGACCGATGCTCTACGGACGCAGTGCGGGTACAAAGGGGTTACACCAT ATTGGG CCTGGGAATTTGGTAAGCTTAATGCAGTACCTATATCAGGTCCGGGGACTTATTTGACTAAAGACACCGCAAATTTCGAGAAAAGCTCGATTTTCAACTCTGACAAAACTTGGGGCCTAGGAACTTGGGGAGATGCGAATGA CGATTACACCGTCAAGGATGGTGGATTCCAAAATTTGACATTTGCTTATCCAGC CCCCCACCGTTTGCGGCGCAAATACGTCCCCTTCCCATACATGGCCCCTCCAGGAGTTGATCCCTCGCTTTATCCCTATGATACATTCAAAGGAGCCAATCTTACGTTCACCTTGGGAGAGGTCCTTAAACTTCTGGCACAACCCACTGGCGACTTTAAGAAATTCCATATTATATGGAGCAG TGATTTGGGTGGACTATGCCCAAAGAACGCTACTCTGCACAATGCCCTTTCAGTGGAGCTCCAACCATTTCGCCTAACGAGCCTATGTTCTTCCTTCATCATGGA GTTATGGTGGCAAAAGCTcaaccccaagaaccagaagGCTTTTGCTGGTGGAAGCGTGCGA AACTTGACCAGTCCCGATTTATATCCTAACGGGGCTGCCCCTTGGCAAGATGCTTCAACCGTTATCCCTACGCTG TCCTCACGAGCACCTAGCACCCTACGATTTACAGCTTTGCCGGATGCAGTGCAACAAGAACAACCTAGAAATAGAAGATACATGAATCTATCGTCGATCCCTTTTGCTCCGCCGACATTCGTTGAACCAACCTACGAAGACCATTACCAAGATGTAATCGTACCATTAAACGACTTTGATGACAAAAACAATAACCCTGCACACTGGGCCGGCGTTGAATCTTCCGATTCCAAGCCAGTACCACCTATCCTTAGGGCCTCATCGCAGCTCGAAACACCTCAAAGAATGTCATCTTCGCTGTTTTCACCCAGAGCTTATCCATTCCCCCTGATTGCGACCACCCCAGTACCCCATATTGGGCCACCAGACGATATAATATCTCACACACCAACTCATAACAACGTCTTAGAGCCAGAAGCGGATGAGACCCATGACACTTTGTGCACAAAGCATCCGTTTGGTATACCAATGTATCCCAGCAGCCCAGCTCGATCGTTCAGAGAATTCCCTTTGGATGCCCTAGTGGGGAGTAGAGAGCCTTCACCATATATATTATCTTCCGCCTCTTGTAATACATCAAGTTCGAGTGCCATACGTGGCCAATTTGGCCAATTTGGA ACGCCTGGACGAGAAGTTATACTCCAACCACATTTCCAACCAAGATTGGCCTCATCAGACATATACAAATCCAAGCTTCTGGCCTATGCTACAGTTGTGGCCGATCACATGAGTAGCTCTGGAGATGAAGGCTCGGCATACCAGCAATCCATAGAATATgccaacgtaccagaagtG CTGTATGGACCTGAACTAGACAAGACTTCAGCTACTGGTAGATCGGGACATTACACTACTAGTACCCGGGCCGTTTTCCCGGTTAATTCATTCAATGCAGATCGCAGCAACGAAGATCTAGGCCAAGCGGCTCTTGGCAATCGTCCGGAGTTAACAGAATCTATATATGCAGAAGGCCCAGAGAACGAATCACAAATTGAGGATAGTTCCAGTTGCTTCGATGATGACAGATCACTTCTCTCCGAATACGAAGCTATGCAAGCGGAATGTGATACATTGGCCGCGGGCGAGCCATCTGATA CAGAAATAAACAATTCGCTCTCCGTTAATGAGATCGGGCCCCCTGAGAAGAACCCGAAGATCCAACCTTTCCCGATGAAAGCCTCTCGGCGTAGTCTCACTGCTGAAGCAATAGCTCCCGACAGAGACCAATCAAGGTTCAATAGACGATCGCCAAAGTTTGTGTCACGCCCCCCTAAACGTGTTAGACCTAGTCCTTTTGCTGCGTTATTCGAGAAGCGGTTCAAAGAATACCCAAAGGACGTCGTTGAACTGAAGGACCAGACCGTCGTGGACGAAGGTGATCGGGATGAAATTGAATCTTGGTCGGGATGA
- a CDS encoding cysteinyl-tRNA synthetase: MADKSHNPEWLQPQRSDEPVLKVYNSLTKSKTEFIPRKGRNVTWYNCGPTVYDSSHMGHARNYLTQDIIRRILTDYFGYDVHFVMNITDIDDKIIIRARQQHHLDGLSTSTPTITQELIDTVQNAWLAYLHKQLVKGLEDKSLIISGQEESSWAKIETLAQDPTWVQAGNMRDEKFFMHLKALRDTHVAITSAQNNVGSPSEALITASAPVLSPYLDALHLASPNAAPIPSHLTRALSAYWERAFMRDMDLLGVRRPDTLTRVTEYVPEIVAFVEKIVSRGWAYEAGGSVYFDVRAYDGVNGQDKDWKHMYAKLQPHSKNNTALLEEGEGALSNPESKRSPADFALWKRSKPGEPEWPSPWGPGRPGWHIECSVMASAILAQSEAYHDCQQWVNYFLHTGHLHIEGQKMSKSLKNFITVEDALKMYSSRQLRLAFLAQPWNAMDFKESLILEVRSQETVFNNFFALARALVSDEEAAAEKPSTEEPRHNYGEAETELSAFLAQTQHAYRVALCDSFNTPEAIQRVLELVSRTNIYVARGRSRVNVGVVAHIARWVTEALRVFGLSGDTTGTIGWGTDGSNTEGLVDREALLMPYLRTLSAFRDSVRQLAISGASAKDILKLCDNLRDVDLIPLGVALDDQDDGKALVKLVPAEALIKARDEKLAQAAEKSAKKASQAEAAKAKQMAKLERGKLPPTEMFRPPNVPEGTYGSWDDRGLPLTDATGAELPKSRSKKLAKEWEIQNKAHEEWNAWVAGGRK; this comes from the exons ATGGCCGATAAATCCCATAACCCAGAATGGTTACAACCTCAGCGAAGCGACGAGCCTGTACTGAAGGTATACAATTCTCTTACCAAATCAAAG ACCGAATTTATCCCCAGGAAAGGGCGAAATGTAACTTGGTATAATTGCGGCCCGACCGTTTACGATTCTAGTCATATGGGACATGCCAG AAACTACCTTACTCAAGACATTATTCGGAGAATTTTGACGGACTATTTTGGATACGATGTGCACTTTGTGATGAATATTACTGACATTGACGATAAG ATCATTATCCGAGCTCGTCAACAACACCACTTGGATGGTCTTTCGACGAGTACACCTACAATAACTCAAGAACTCATCGACACTGTCCAAAATGCTTGGCTGGCATATCTTCACAAGCAACTGGTTAAGGGGTTGGAAGACAAAAGCTTGATCATATCTGGACAAGAAGAGTCCTCTTGGGCAAAAATCGAAACCCTCGCTCAAGACCCTACCTGGGTTCAAGCTGGGAATATGCGTGACGAAAAGTTCTTTATGCATCTTAAGGCACTC AGAGACACTCATGTCGCTATAACATCAGCTCAAAATAACGTGGGCTCTCCATCAGAAGCATTGATTACAGCTTCAGCACCTGTTCTTTCCCCTTATCTTGACGCACTTCACCTTGCTTCACCCAATGCCGCGCCGATCCCTTCACATCTTACCCGTGCTTTATCGGCATATTGGGAGCGCGCATTTATGAGGGATATGGACCTTCTTGGTGTCCGGAGACCGGACACATTGACTCGAGTTACCGAGTACGTCCCTGAAATCGTTGCGTTTGTGGAGAAGATTGTCTCCAGGGGATGGGCGTATGAAGCCGGAGGGAGTGTTTACTTTGATGTACGCGCGTATGACGGCGTCAACGGGCAAGATAAAGATTGGAAGCATATGTATGCGAAACTCCAACCCCACTCCAAGAACAACACGGCATTGCTTGAGGAAGGAGAAGGCGCACTCTCTAACCCAGAGTCTAAGCGTTCTCCAGCGGACTTTGCCTTGTGGAAGAGGTCGAAACCCGGAGAGCCCGAATGGCCCTCACCGTGGGGACCTGGTCGACCTGGTTGGCACATTGAGTGCTCAGTTATGGCTAGTGCTATCCTGG CTCAGAGCGAG GCCTATCACGATTGCCAACAATGGGTCAATTATTTCTTGCACACAGGACATTTGCACATAGAAGGTCAGAAAATGAGCAAATCTTTGAAGAACTTTATCACTGTCGAG GATGCCCTCAAAATGTACAGTTCTCGCCAACTACGCTTGGCATTTTTGGCTCAACCTTGGAATGCGATGGACTTCAAAGAAAGCTTGATCCTTGAGGTCCGCTCACAGGAGACAGTTTTCAAT AATTTCTTTGCACTTGCCAGGGCGCTTGTGAGCGACGAAGAAGCCGCGGCTGAGAAGCCATCAACTGAAGAACCAAGGCACAACTACGGAGAGGCCGAGACTGAGCTGTCCGCATT TCTAGCACAAACTCAGCATGCGTACCGGGTTGCTCTGTGTGATTCTTTCAACACACCCGAGGCCATTCAACGAGTTCTCGAGCTCGTTTCCCGTACAAACATCTACGTCGCACGTGGTCGCTCACGCGTAAATGTCGGTGTTGTTGCACACATCGCTCGCTGGGTGACTGAGGCTCTCAGGGTGTTTGGCCTGAGCGGAGATACCACTGGAACCATTGGGTGGGGTACAGATGGTAGCAACACAGAAGGATTGGTTGAT CGCGAAGCTTTACTAATGCCGTACCTCCGCACCCTCTCCGCATTCCGTGATTCCGTCAGGCAGCTTGCCATCTCTGGCGCTTCGGCCAAAGATATCCTCAAATTATGCGATAACTTAAGAGATGTTGATCTAATTCCTCTGGGCGTTGCACTAGACGATCAGGATG ATGGCAAAGCTCTGGTAAAATTGGTACCTGCAGAAGCACTCATCAAGGCCCGTGATGAGAAGCTTGCCCAAGCAGCAGAAAAGTCCGCAAAGAAGGCATCGCAAGCCGAGGCagccaaagccaagcaaATGGCGAAACTTGAGCGGGGAAAGCTTCCTCCTACAGAAATGTTCCGGCCCCCGAATGTACCGGAGGGAACATATGGGTCTTGGGACGATCGTGGGCTTCCGTTGACAGATGCTACAGGTGCCGAGCTCCCCAAGAGCCGCTCTAAAAAGCTAGCGAAAGAGTGGGAGATTCAAAACAAAGCGCATGAAGAATGGAACGCATGGGTGGCTGGGGGCAGAAAGTGA
- a CDS encoding U6 snRNA-associated-like-Sm protein LSm2, protein MLIFSVFKTLTDQEVTVELKNDLSITGVLKSVDQFLNVRLDTIKVHDEARHPHMMAVKNCFIRGSVIRYVQLPASGVDTQLLEDATRKEAANQAKR, encoded by the exons ATG TTGATTTTCTCTGTCTTCAAGACTTTGACTGACCAAGAAGTCACCGTCGAACTCAAAAACGACCTTTCCATTACGGGTGTTCTCAAGTCGGTCGACCA ATTCTTGAACGTACGCCTTGACACTATCAAAGTTCACGACGAGGCGCGTCATCCGCACATG ATGGCGGTCAAAAACTGCTTCATTCGAGGGTCCGTCATACGTTACGTGCAACTGCCAGCCAGTGGTGTCGATACACAGCTTTTGGAAGACGCTACTCGCAAGGAAGCGGCGAACCAGGCCAAGCGATAG